The DNA sequence TGGCCTCCTGTCCGGAAGCTGAGTTCAATCACCGTCTGGCCGCGACATTTGATGTCAGGCTGGGTCTCTGTGAGTTAATGAGTAAGCGAGTGCTGTGTCCGTTGACGGCGCGGTATGCTCGCCAGCTGGTGCAATCACGTCTGATTCTGCTGGGGGATGCGGCACATACTATTCACCCTTTGGCAGGACAGGGCGCGAACCTGGGACTCATGGATGCAGCGGCACTGGCGGATACGCTGATGCAAACAATAACAAATGGTATTCCGCTGGATGATACCAAGACGCTGCGTCGCTACGAGCGTTGGCGTAAAGCGGAAGCGGTGCAGTGGCTGGCAACCATGGAAGGGTTTAAGCAATTGTTCAGCGGTGAACATCCGTTGAAGAAATTGGTCCGGGGCACGGGCATGCGTCTTGCGGCACACAGTATGCCGCTGATAAAACCGCTCCTTGGTCAGGCACTCGGCGCTGACGGGGAATTGCCGGTATCAGCGCGATAATCAGTTAGCCGGTAGCCGGAAAAGGCGGCATCAGCCGCCATAGTTGCCGATACGGGGCCGGCGACTAGGTCCGGTAAGATGGATATCGACCGGATTGAACGCTTTAATCGCCTCAAAGCAGAAGTCGCCTACCGCTTGATGCAGTGATGCCGGATTGTGATTGGTTATCAGGATCACGCTCTTTGATAAATTCCGCCGACGACGCAGCAGATGTCCGAGGAAACTACTCTGACTTTCTACCATGCGGGTTTTATTGGCCCCGATCTCGTCGATGATCAACAGATCGACTTCTTCCAGGGCGCGGCGATAGCGATTACGTTCCTCTTGATCTTCAATGACGGCAAAAAACAGCCGGTCGATAATTGAGGCCCATTGCTGAAAAATGACAGACTTCTGTCGCTGATTGATAAGTTCATGGGCAATCGCGCCAGCCAGGGTCGATTTACCGCTGCCATAATCACCGTAGATCAGAATACAGCTGCCACCATGCTGTTCCCAATGTTCAAAACCACTGATAAATGAATGCGCGGTTTGGATAGCATGTTCCAGTATCGGATCGGAATGATCCATGCGCTCAAACAGCCAGTCCGGATTGAGATCAGCCTGAGCAATCAATTTCTGGACCCGCTGTAAGCGTGTATCCTGCTGTAATTTTTGAATATCCGCATTCGCCTGCTTTTCATATTCAGAGCGTAATTGCTGATAGTCATATTCCGGAACCGGAATGTGGGTTCGTCTGATCCGCTGCAGGCGGTTCAGCAGTGCAGCGACCTGGTGTTTGGTTTGCTCATCAGTACTTTCAGGGGCTACCGGGCCATCGTCCTGATTATCAGCAAACGGATCAATGTGCTCACTCATGGTTTTCCCCTTGTTTCAATTGCTGTGCATGAGCAATCATTTCTAATGCTCGCTGGCTTGGTTCGGTACTGATATTTTGTGCTGCAGTTGCCACAGTCGTTTGCTGATAACCGATGTTTTCTGTTTGCCGGCGCTGATAGCGGCGACTCTTCAGCATTTTAACAAATTTCATCATCCATTGATGCTGAGTGGAAAAACGTTCCGGTCTGCCGAGCCAGTAGGCGATAAACTCTCCCCGCTCTTCTTCATCGTAGTGCGGATCTATCAAACCACAGAGCTGACATAATCCGGTAAACTGGTTATCGGGTTGCCATTCGGTATGCATGGCAAAGGCTTGCTGTGCCAGCGGAGCTACCTGTGATATCAGTAATGGCAACGTAACATATTGCTGATGATAATGATCGGACGATGCGGTTGCTGCCTGCAACTGGATCAAGCCCGCTTGTATCAGTTCATCAAATAATTGCGTGAGTTGTCGTGCGGTTACCTGATAGCTGAAACCACCGGGTACCTGAGGATCTTCTACTGCCAGAGCTCGCCCAAGCTCAGGATAATTGATTGGTACGGGCTGATGCTGTACCGCCAACCGCCGTAAATGCAGGCAATACAGCGTTCTGGCCGGATGACTGAGACGAGGCTGATTCAGCAATAAAAATTCTTGTGGCGACATCGTCATTGTTCCTGAGGTATTAGCTCATTATCTCTGATTACGGTTCCCGCAACCACAGAATCTGTGATTCCTGTAAAAATTTAAAATTAAGTCAACTTTCACTCACCACTGATGTTGTCTACGCTAATAATACATTCAGGACCAGAGATCTTGTCATGCGGCATAGCATGAGTCAGCGAAAAATATTAATTATCGAAGATGAAGCGGTGTTTCGCATGACGCTTGGTGCATACCTGCGCAGTAAAAACTTTCTGGTACTGGAAACCAGAAGCGGGGTAGAAGGTTTAGCGGGTGTTGCTATGTTTCAGCCTGATGTCGTGTTGTGCGATTTACATATGCCAGGCATGCCAGGGCATCAGGTTATCAACTGTATTCACCGGCGTTATCCTTATATCCCCGTCATTGTAATCTCCGGTATGGTTAAATTTGATGACATAACCCGGGCATTGCGTGAAGGTGCCTGTGATTATTTGCCAAAACCGATCACCGACTGGAATGTAGTGACAGAAGCAATTCAGGAATGTTCGCTGGATAACGGGCCGACAAGTCACTATAAGGAATTACAGCAGCACAGATACTTACTGCGTAAGGATGATTACACCGCAACAAAACTGATGCAAATTATGCAAAAGCCATCGCCAATGCAGCTGGGGCAGTGGCAGATAGATTTTTCATCTACGACACCGCTGTTATATGTGGATTTTTATCCGGTTGAAAATGCACTGATGGTGGTGATTGTTGAGCTGTATGCCGGGATGCTGGATGTGGCATTTGTTGCGGCAATGATTAAGTTTTTATTGGACCCGCTATACCGGGAATATAAGCAGAATGAAAATCAACTCTTTGATTCACCACGTCGCGTTTTGGGATATCTGAACAGTCATATCTGTCAGTCAGGCATCCTCTGTAACATCAATTGTTCAGCGTTACTGCTCTCTGATAAAACCGAAATGGTTCATTTTGCCAACGCCGGATTAAGTTCGCCTCACTGGTTAAAGAAAGCGGCTAATCTTTCGCTTGGTTTACTGCCGGAAGTGGCATATCAAAATTTTAATAAAGAGATCAGTTATCCGTTTGAAATGACAATTCAAAGCGAGATAGACCACGAGCTGGTGCTGAAAATATCAAAAATGCAGCATACGAAAGGGGCCACATCAGTTGTGGCCCCTTAGAATGCGTTATTAATTAATCGAGAGTTTTGATTAATTCTTTCAGATAGGCTTTGAAATCATTTTTCAGTGACTTATGACGCAGAGCATATTCTACATTCGCTTTCATGTAGCCCAGTTTGCTACCGCAATCATGGCTCTTGCCTTTCATCATGTATGCATTAACCGGCTGTTTTTCCATCAGCATGGCGATAGCATCGGTCAGCTGAATTTCATCACCAGCACCCAGCGGAGTTTTTTCCAGTAACGGCCAGATATCAGCAGACAGGACGTAACGACCTACTACTGCCAAGTTAGAAGGCGCTTTATCAACCGCTGGTTTTTCGACGATTTGGCTGATTGGCAGTGAAATGCCGGGAGTCAGTGTTTCGCCATTCACGTCAGCGATACCATACTGATCAACGGTTTCTTTGGCTACCGGCTCAACCATGATCTGGCTGACGCCTGTTTCACCAAATTGCTTAACCATATCAGCCAGGTTGTCAGTTTTCAGATCACAGGATGCATCATCAATCAGAACGTCTGGCAGCAATACAACAAACGGATTATCACCAACCAATGGATGAGCACACAAAATTGCATGGCCCAAGCCTTTGGCTTCACCCTGACGAATGTGCATGATGGTGACATCTTTTGGACAGATGTTCTGAATTTCAGCCAGCAACTGACGCTTAACGCGTTTTTCCAGTGTCGCTTCTAATTCAAAACTTTTATCAAAATGGTTTTCGATAGAGTTTTTACTGGAGTGAGTTACCAGCACGATCTCTTTAATGCCGGCAGCAATCGCTTCACGAACAACATATTCAATCAGTGGACGGTCAACCACAGGCAGCATTTCTTTTGGAATGGCTTTGGTTGCCGGCAACATACGGGTACCCAGACCCGCCACAGGTAATATCGCTTTACGAACTGCAAATTGGGTGGTGCTCATTGTTAGTCCTTGTAATATACAAACAAGCTGGCGCTATCATAACCGACTTCCTATCCTTTGGCAGATCAATTTTCAATGGTAATAGTCAGGTTATTCGGGCGTTAGCAAAGGACTTCTGTTCAGGGGGATTGCCATTGCTGATGAAGGATCAGTTTGCTGGTGGTTACTGCTGACGGTTAAGCGCACCAGATTAATGCTGAGTAATTTGGGACCAATACCTTTGACTTCATCAAGCTCTTCAATGCGTTGAAATCCGTTATGTTGTTCCCGGTAAGTTATGATCGCCTGCGCTTTTTTCTTACCGACGCCTTTCAGGGTCATTAATTGTTCTGCGGTAGCCGTATTCAGATCGATGGGTGTTTGTTCGCTGGCTACTACCGCGCTGTCACTGAATTCTGTGATTTGATTTTCAACAGCCAGTGCCATATTGGCGATAAAAGGTAAGCCTGAGAGCAACAAAGCAAAAACTGCTTTTTTGGTCATATTTAATCTCCT is a window from the Tolumonas auensis DSM 9187 genome containing:
- a CDS encoding DnaT-like ssDNA-binding domain-containing protein, yielding MSPQEFLLLNQPRLSHPARTLYCLHLRRLAVQHQPVPINYPELGRALAVEDPQVPGGFSYQVTARQLTQLFDELIQAGLIQLQAATASSDHYHQQYVTLPLLISQVAPLAQQAFAMHTEWQPDNQFTGLCQLCGLIDPHYDEEERGEFIAYWLGRPERFSTQHQWMMKFVKMLKSRRYQRRQTENIGYQQTTVATAAQNISTEPSQRALEMIAHAQQLKQGENHE
- a CDS encoding ComEA family DNA-binding protein yields the protein MTKKAVFALLLSGLPFIANMALAVENQITEFSDSAVVASEQTPIDLNTATAEQLMTLKGVGKKKAQAIITYREQHNGFQRIEELDEVKGIGPKLLSINLVRLTVSSNHQQTDPSSAMAIPLNRSPLLTPE
- the galU gene encoding UTP--glucose-1-phosphate uridylyltransferase GalU, whose protein sequence is MSTTQFAVRKAILPVAGLGTRMLPATKAIPKEMLPVVDRPLIEYVVREAIAAGIKEIVLVTHSSKNSIENHFDKSFELEATLEKRVKRQLLAEIQNICPKDVTIMHIRQGEAKGLGHAILCAHPLVGDNPFVVLLPDVLIDDASCDLKTDNLADMVKQFGETGVSQIMVEPVAKETVDQYGIADVNGETLTPGISLPISQIVEKPAVDKAPSNLAVVGRYVLSADIWPLLEKTPLGAGDEIQLTDAIAMLMEKQPVNAYMMKGKSHDCGSKLGYMKANVEYALRHKSLKNDFKAYLKELIKTLD
- a CDS encoding ATP-binding protein — encoded protein: MSEHIDPFADNQDDGPVAPESTDEQTKHQVAALLNRLQRIRRTHIPVPEYDYQQLRSEYEKQANADIQKLQQDTRLQRVQKLIAQADLNPDWLFERMDHSDPILEHAIQTAHSFISGFEHWEQHGGSCILIYGDYGSGKSTLAGAIAHELINQRQKSVIFQQWASIIDRLFFAVIEDQEERNRYRRALEEVDLLIIDEIGANKTRMVESQSSFLGHLLRRRRNLSKSVILITNHNPASLHQAVGDFCFEAIKAFNPVDIHLTGPSRRPRIGNYGG
- a CDS encoding response regulator, which encodes MSQRKILIIEDEAVFRMTLGAYLRSKNFLVLETRSGVEGLAGVAMFQPDVVLCDLHMPGMPGHQVINCIHRRYPYIPVIVISGMVKFDDITRALREGACDYLPKPITDWNVVTEAIQECSLDNGPTSHYKELQQHRYLLRKDDYTATKLMQIMQKPSPMQLGQWQIDFSSTTPLLYVDFYPVENALMVVIVELYAGMLDVAFVAAMIKFLLDPLYREYKQNENQLFDSPRRVLGYLNSHICQSGILCNINCSALLLSDKTEMVHFANAGLSSPHWLKKAANLSLGLLPEVAYQNFNKEISYPFEMTIQSEIDHELVLKISKMQHTKGATSVVAP